In a genomic window of Rhinopithecus roxellana isolate Shanxi Qingling chromosome 2, ASM756505v1, whole genome shotgun sequence:
- the NELFA gene encoding negative elongation factor A has product MPGLRRALSPKMASMRESDTGLWLHNKLGATDELWAPPSIASLLTAAVIDNIRLCFHGLSSAVKLKLLLGTLHLPRRTVDEMKGALMEIIQLASLDSDPWVLMVADILKSFPDTGSLNLELEEQNPNVQDILGELREKVGECEASAMLPLECQYLNKNALTTLAGPLTPPVKHFQLKRKPKSATLRAELLQKSTETAQQLKRSAGVPFHAKGRGLLRKMDTTTPLKGIPKQAPFRSPTAPSVFSPTGNRTPIPPSRTLLRKERGVKLLDISELDMVGAGREAKRRRKTLDAEVVEKPAKEETVVENATPDYAAGLVSTQKLGSLNSEPALPSTSYLPSTPSVVPASSYIPSSETPPAPSSREGSRPPEEPSTPSPTLPAQFKQRAPMYNSGLSPATPTPAAPTSPLTPTTPPAVAPTTQTPPVAMVAPQTQAPAQQQPKKNLSLTREQMFAAQEMFKTANKVTRPEKALILGFMAGSRENPCQEQGDVIQIKLSEHTEDLPKADGQGSTTMLVDTVFEMNYATGQWTRFKKYKPMTNVS; this is encoded by the exons ATGCCGGGGCTGCGGCGCGCGCTTTCCCCCAAGATGGCGTCCATGCGGGAGAGCGACACGGGCCTGTGGCTGCACAACAAGCTGGGGGCCACGGACGAGCTGTGGGCGCCGCCCAGCATCGCGTCCCTGCTGACGGCCGCGGTCATCGACAACATCCGTCTCTGCTTCCATGGCCTCTCTTCGGCGGTGAAGCTCAAGTTGCTACTCGGGACGCTGCACCTCCCGCGCCGCACGGTGGACGAG ATGAAGGGCGCCCTGATGGAGATCATCCAGCTCGCCAGCCTCGACTCGGACCCCTGGGTGCTCATGGTCGCCGACATCCTGAAGTCATTTCCGGACACGGGCTCACTTAACCTGGAGCTCGAGGAGCAGAATCCCAATGTTCAGGATATTTTGGGAGAACTTAGAGAAAAGG TGGGTGAGTGTGAAGCGTCTGCCATGCTGCCACTGGAGTGCCAGTACTTGAACAAAAACGCCCTGACTACCCTCGCGGGACCCCTCACGCCCCCGGTGAAGCATTTTCAGCTGAAGCGGAAACCCAAGAGCGCCACGCTGCGGGCGGAGCTGCTGCAGAAGT CCACGGAGACCGCCCAGCAGCTGAAGCGGAGCGCCGGGGTGCCCTTCCACGCCAAGGGCCGGGGGCTGCTGCGGAAGATGGACACCACCA CCCCACTCAAAGGCATCCCGAAGCAGGCGCCCTTCAGAAGCCCCACGGCGCCCAGCGTCTTCAGCCCCACGGGGAACCGGACCCCCATCCCGCCTTCCAGGACGCTGCTGAGGAAAGAACGGGGTGTTAAG CTGTTGGACATCTCTGAGCTGGATATGGTCGGCGCTGGCCGAGAGgcgaagaggagaaggaagactcTGG ATGCGGAGGTGGTGGAGAAGCCAGCCAAGGAGGAAACCGTGGTGGAGAACGCCACCCCGGACTACGCAGCCGGCCTGGTGTCCACACAG AAACTTGGGTCCCTGAACAGTGAGCCTGCGCTGCCCTCCACGAGCTACCTTCCCTCCACGCCCAGCGTGGTTCCCGCCTCCTCCTATATCCCCAGCTCCGAGACGCCCCCAG CCCCGTCCTCCCGCGAAGGCAGCCGCCCACCAGAGGAGCCCAGCACCCCGAGCCCCACGCTGCCAGCGCAGTTCAAGCAACGGGCACCCATGTACAACAGCGGCCTGAGCCCTGCCACACCCACGCCTGCAGCGCCCACCTCGCCTCTCACACCCACCACACCTCCGGCTGTCGCCCCCACCACTCAGACACCCCCGGTTGCCATGGTGGCCCCGCAGACCCAGGCCCCTGCCCAGCAGCAGCCTAAGAAGAACCTGTCCCTCACG AGAGAGCAGATGTTTGCTGCCCAGGAGATGTTCAAGACGGCCAACAAAGTGACACGGCCCGAGAAGGCCCTCATCCTGGGCTTCATGGCCGGCTCCCGAG AGAACCCATGCCAGGAGCAGGGGGACGTAATCCAGATCAAGCTGAGCGAGCACACGGAGGACCTGCCCAAGGCGGATGGCCAGGGCAGCACAACCATGCTGGTGGACACCGTGTTCGAGATGAACTATGCCACGGGTCAGTGGACGCGCTTCAAGAAGTACAAGCCCATGACCAACGTGTCCTAG